From a region of the Marinomonas mediterranea MMB-1 genome:
- a CDS encoding NAD(P)/FAD-dependent oxidoreductase: MKLSSYWLDSVSSFSKGEQGSAIGQYDVAIVGAGYTGLSAAVELAKQGVSVVVFEAGTVIGEASGRNGGQCNAGLAHDYGALASKIGKEKATEFYQAYLAAVDTVEQLVTEENIDCDFSRNGRLKLAAKPAHFSALSRAHDRLVKDVDPNVKLLSAEQVREETGTDRFYGGLLQTTSAQMHMGKFGKGLAEAAVRYGAKIFEHAPVSNIARVAGGRYSLTSSRGRVQADNVFLATGSSASGPFQYFRRRLVSVGSFIVVTEPLDQEILTSHLINQRSYVTTKNIGNYFRVTPDNRILFGGRARFAMSSPTSDQKSGRILRKAMIETFPRLKDVNIDYCWGGLVDMTADRLPRAGQHDGMFYSLGYSGHGVQMSTHMGRIMANQIIGQKTTNPWRTLDWPAVPGHFGKPWFLPFVGAYYRFQDMIS; this comes from the coding sequence ATGAAGTTAAGTTCCTACTGGTTAGACTCAGTAAGCTCCTTTTCGAAAGGCGAGCAAGGTTCTGCGATAGGTCAGTACGATGTCGCTATTGTTGGTGCTGGTTATACAGGGTTATCGGCGGCGGTTGAGCTGGCGAAACAAGGCGTCTCCGTTGTTGTATTTGAAGCAGGAACGGTAATAGGGGAAGCTTCTGGTCGCAACGGTGGACAATGTAATGCAGGGCTTGCTCACGACTATGGTGCGCTGGCCAGTAAAATTGGGAAAGAGAAAGCAACGGAGTTCTACCAAGCGTATTTGGCTGCCGTAGATACCGTTGAACAGCTCGTTACCGAAGAAAATATTGATTGTGATTTTTCTCGCAATGGTCGCTTAAAGTTGGCTGCGAAGCCAGCTCACTTTAGTGCTTTATCGCGTGCTCATGATCGATTAGTGAAAGACGTTGATCCAAATGTAAAGCTGCTTAGTGCGGAACAAGTGCGTGAGGAAACAGGTACCGATCGTTTTTATGGCGGGTTACTGCAAACCACAAGCGCACAAATGCACATGGGGAAATTTGGAAAAGGGTTAGCGGAAGCGGCGGTTCGCTATGGCGCAAAAATATTTGAACATGCCCCTGTGTCAAATATTGCGCGTGTCGCTGGTGGACGTTACTCGCTAACCTCAAGTCGAGGGCGTGTTCAGGCTGATAATGTGTTTCTTGCCACAGGCAGCTCTGCGTCGGGCCCGTTTCAGTATTTTCGACGTCGCTTAGTGTCTGTAGGCAGTTTTATTGTTGTGACAGAACCGCTTGATCAAGAGATATTGACCTCGCATTTGATCAATCAACGAAGCTACGTGACGACCAAAAATATTGGGAATTACTTTCGGGTTACACCCGATAATCGAATCTTATTCGGCGGCCGTGCGCGTTTCGCGATGTCTAGTCCGACTTCGGATCAAAAAAGCGGACGAATATTGAGAAAGGCCATGATTGAAACCTTTCCGAGATTAAAAGACGTGAATATTGACTATTGTTGGGGCGGTCTGGTTGATATGACGGCCGATCGGTTACCACGAGCAGGTCAACATGACGGCATGTTTTATTCACTCGGTTACAGCGGGCATGGCGTTCAAATGTCGACCCATATGGGCCGAATAATGGCGAATCAAATTATTGGCCAAAAGACAACGAACCCATGGCGTACTCTGGATTGGCCTGCTGTGCCAGGGCACTTTGGGAAACCTTGGTTTCTCCCGTTCGTTGGAGCGTACTATCGCTTTCAAGACATGATTAGTTAA
- a CDS encoding haloacid dehalogenase type II, producing the protein MSELNPKYITFDCYGTLINFQMGPTARRVFEDRIRPEDMDQFVKDFSAYRLDEVLGDWKPYDQIVCNAVQRTCKRWGIEYRDDEGMIFYNAVPTWGPHPDVPEALARLATKYKLVALTNAMDVQIPHNIEKLGAPFHAVYTAQQAQSYKPRMKGFEYMLEQLGCGPEDLLHVSSSLRYDLMTAHDMGIKNKVFVNRGHEPSTPFYGYHEVKDLAGLADLLGV; encoded by the coding sequence ATGAGTGAGTTAAACCCTAAGTACATTACGTTTGATTGCTACGGCACATTGATCAACTTTCAAATGGGGCCGACTGCCCGCCGCGTCTTTGAGGATCGTATTCGTCCCGAAGATATGGATCAATTTGTTAAGGACTTTTCCGCGTATCGACTAGACGAAGTGTTGGGTGATTGGAAGCCGTACGACCAAATCGTATGCAATGCGGTACAACGTACTTGTAAACGTTGGGGTATTGAATACCGCGATGACGAAGGCATGATTTTTTACAACGCGGTTCCTACATGGGGACCACATCCCGATGTTCCAGAGGCGCTTGCGCGTCTAGCAACGAAATACAAGTTGGTTGCGTTAACGAACGCAATGGATGTTCAAATTCCACACAACATTGAAAAGTTAGGGGCACCATTTCACGCCGTTTATACCGCACAGCAAGCACAATCTTACAAGCCACGCATGAAAGGCTTTGAATATATGCTGGAGCAATTGGGATGCGGCCCAGAGGATTTACTTCATGTGTCTTCTAGTTTGCGTTACGACTTAATGACCGCACATGATATGGGTATCAAAAACAAAGTGTTTGTTAACCGTGGGCACGAGCCATCGACGCCATTCTATGGGTATCACGAAGTGAAAGACTTGGCTGGCTTAGCGGACTTGCTTGGCGTTTAA
- a CDS encoding ABC transporter substrate-binding protein, with protein MKDEKKHPIDAQSGSNKIIEGVSRRQVLRGMMTSGIVAASSGAMVSGSSFAFGAGAEPKRGGKLKVASSSGSTADTLDPARGSNSTDYARAYMFYNGLTQMDESLTPKMSLAESFDTKDAQTWVIKLRTDVVFHDGSSFTSADVVYSLNRHKDAKVGSKVMKLATQMDVIKAVGKHEVHIHLLSPNADLPAMLATSHFLIVRDGTTDFSSANGTGPFEVKEFKPGVRAIGSRNKSYWKVGQPYLDEIELFSIPDEAARVNALLSGDVHIINSVNPRSVSRINSNPISTVLESSSGAYTDLVLRDDFGPVKNPNFVKAMKHLFNREQMRNVAFRGFGTIANDHPIAPNHRYFNADLPQTQFDLDKAKYYLEKSGMKGKSLPIVASTAADNSVEVAQILQLSAQQAGLKLDIKRVPADGYWSNHWMKDPMGFSNINARPTADLVFSMFYQSDASWNESGWQNKQFDQLLLAARGETNETKRKQMYGDMQVLVNQHCGVCIPQFNSIIDAYNSKIGGYTPHPLGGFMGYMFADQVWLEA; from the coding sequence ATGAAAGACGAAAAGAAACATCCTATTGATGCTCAAAGCGGTTCAAATAAAATAATTGAGGGCGTATCACGCCGTCAGGTATTACGAGGCATGATGACGAGCGGGATTGTGGCGGCGAGTTCTGGTGCCATGGTGTCAGGCTCCTCGTTTGCGTTTGGCGCTGGTGCCGAGCCTAAACGAGGAGGCAAGCTTAAAGTTGCGAGCTCTTCCGGCTCAACGGCGGATACGCTAGATCCAGCACGAGGCTCTAACTCGACAGACTATGCGCGTGCTTACATGTTTTATAATGGTTTGACTCAAATGGATGAGTCTTTAACGCCTAAAATGTCACTTGCTGAGTCGTTTGATACCAAAGATGCTCAAACTTGGGTCATCAAGCTTCGCACTGATGTCGTTTTTCATGATGGCTCGTCATTTACCTCTGCGGATGTCGTGTATTCCCTAAATCGACATAAAGACGCTAAAGTCGGGTCTAAAGTCATGAAACTGGCGACTCAAATGGACGTGATCAAAGCCGTTGGTAAACACGAAGTTCATATCCATCTTTTATCTCCCAATGCGGATTTACCTGCCATGTTGGCAACGTCGCATTTCTTGATCGTACGTGATGGTACTACTGACTTCTCTTCAGCAAATGGCACAGGGCCTTTTGAAGTTAAAGAGTTTAAACCGGGCGTACGTGCGATAGGCTCTCGCAATAAATCTTACTGGAAAGTTGGACAGCCTTATTTAGATGAAATCGAGTTGTTCTCGATTCCTGATGAGGCAGCGCGTGTCAATGCGTTATTGTCAGGTGATGTACACATTATTAACTCGGTTAACCCTCGTTCCGTGAGCCGAATTAACTCAAATCCAATTAGCACCGTATTAGAGTCTTCTTCTGGCGCGTATACGGACCTTGTTTTGCGTGACGATTTTGGCCCCGTTAAAAACCCTAATTTTGTAAAAGCCATGAAACATTTGTTTAATCGTGAACAAATGAGAAATGTTGCTTTCCGTGGTTTCGGTACCATTGCAAACGACCATCCTATTGCTCCGAATCACCGTTACTTTAACGCTGATCTACCGCAAACTCAGTTTGATTTGGATAAAGCGAAATATTATCTAGAAAAATCAGGCATGAAGGGTAAAAGCTTACCTATTGTCGCTTCCACAGCGGCAGATAACTCGGTAGAGGTTGCTCAGATTCTTCAGTTGTCTGCTCAACAGGCGGGTCTAAAGTTAGATATTAAACGCGTCCCTGCGGATGGCTACTGGTCAAATCATTGGATGAAAGATCCAATGGGCTTCTCTAACATCAATGCGCGCCCGACCGCGGATTTGGTCTTTAGTATGTTCTATCAGTCAGATGCGAGCTGGAACGAGTCAGGTTGGCAAAACAAGCAATTCGATCAGCTTTTGCTTGCTGCTCGTGGTGAAACAAACGAGACGAAACGCAAACAAATGTATGGCGATATGCAAGTATTGGTGAATCAGCACTGTGGCGTTTGTATTCCTCAATTCAACAGTATTATTGACGCGTACAACAGTAAAATTGGTGGCTATACTCCACATCCTTTGGGTGGTTTTATGGGGTACATGTTTGCCGATCAGGTTTGGCTGGAAGCGTAA